Proteins found in one Desulfovibrio sp. genomic segment:
- a CDS encoding response regulator: MIRSFPYSSLWFRVALPVVAVALAALLRGWVMEDLGARFPFVTFFYAMMVSAFIGGGFSGLLATVLSVVAVAVMLPSDELLASSPVAWFRMAIFVLTGAAFSWLSEVLQKAHREAAEAKALRKDIAERKRIEESLRLANEQVQAASKAKSTFLANISHEIRTPLSAILGLTELCRRGRDPEKIAANLGMIEDSAKLLLAIVGDVLDLSRIEAGKLVLETRAFELPQVIEKTLDAHRLTMKRKDIGQKLEVSSDTPRLLLGDPVRLGQVLGNLVGNAVKFTDTGTIFVSVSVSGWPESGQVELHFQVADTGIGIEPQMLDAIFDSFRQADSSFSKMHQGAGLGLAICRELTGLMGGRVWAESEPGMGSTFHFTVRFGLCEKDECAGVAAEVAGAERAGPAHVLVVEDNPFNLHVFEGFLADMGHQVTTSTNGRQALDLLRSKHFDLVLMDVQMPEMDGVEAVQRLRRGECGEAARTLPVIALTAYAMAGDRERFIQAGMTDYLSKPVSLERLREAVARYAAVPETQKGTLDSLLPEAVAYLTDRLSQARALLDAGDYSGAAIAGHDIKGAAMGLALAPLLAPAAAFEGSCRAGDAALAAKHAGEIETALNVVQAGVASSGSPLDVVPG; encoded by the coding sequence TTGATCCGTTCATTCCCTTATTCATCCCTGTGGTTCAGGGTCGCCCTGCCGGTGGTGGCCGTGGCACTCGCGGCTTTGCTCAGGGGATGGGTCATGGAGGACCTCGGCGCCCGGTTCCCGTTCGTTACGTTCTTTTACGCCATGATGGTGTCGGCATTCATCGGAGGAGGGTTCTCGGGGCTTTTGGCCACAGTGCTTTCGGTGGTTGCCGTGGCCGTTATGCTTCCCTCTGATGAACTGCTCGCTTCCAGCCCCGTAGCATGGTTCAGGATGGCAATCTTCGTTTTGACGGGAGCAGCTTTCTCCTGGCTTTCCGAGGTGTTGCAGAAGGCTCATCGCGAAGCTGCCGAGGCCAAGGCGCTGCGTAAGGACATAGCCGAGCGCAAGCGCATCGAAGAAAGCCTGCGTCTGGCCAACGAGCAGGTCCAGGCCGCGAGCAAAGCCAAAAGCACCTTTCTGGCCAACATAAGCCACGAGATACGAACCCCCCTTTCCGCCATCCTGGGGCTGACCGAACTGTGCCGGCGCGGACGCGACCCGGAAAAGATCGCGGCCAACCTGGGGATGATTGAGGATTCAGCCAAGCTGCTGCTGGCCATAGTGGGCGACGTGCTGGATCTCTCCAGGATCGAAGCCGGCAAACTGGTGTTGGAGACCCGGGCCTTCGAGCTGCCCCAAGTGATCGAAAAAACCCTCGATGCCCATCGCCTGACCATGAAACGCAAGGACATCGGCCAGAAGCTCGAGGTCTCGAGCGACACGCCGCGCCTGCTCCTGGGTGATCCGGTCAGGCTGGGGCAGGTGCTCGGGAACTTGGTGGGCAATGCGGTCAAGTTTACGGACACCGGAACCATCTTCGTGTCCGTGTCGGTTTCAGGTTGGCCGGAGTCCGGTCAGGTGGAACTCCATTTCCAGGTGGCGGACACGGGCATCGGCATTGAACCCCAGATGCTGGACGCCATATTCGACAGCTTTCGCCAGGCCGATTCTTCATTCTCCAAAATGCATCAGGGTGCCGGACTCGGGCTGGCCATCTGCCGGGAGCTGACGGGGCTCATGGGGGGGCGCGTCTGGGCGGAGAGCGAACCGGGTATGGGCAGCACGTTTCATTTCACCGTTCGTTTCGGCCTGTGCGAAAAGGACGAATGCGCTGGTGTTGCCGCCGAGGTTGCCGGGGCTGAGCGCGCCGGCCCCGCTCATGTTCTGGTTGTCGAGGACAATCCTTTCAATCTCCATGTGTTTGAAGGCTTTCTGGCGGACATGGGCCACCAGGTGACAACGTCGACCAACGGTCGCCAGGCCCTCGATTTGTTGCGTTCCAAACACTTCGACTTGGTGCTTATGGATGTGCAGATGCCTGAGATGGACGGAGTGGAGGCTGTACAAAGGCTTCGCCGGGGCGAGTGTGGGGAGGCAGCCAGAACTCTGCCAGTGATAGCGCTGACGGCTTACGCCATGGCAGGTGACCGGGAGCGTTTTATTCAGGCGGGGATGACAGATTATCTGTCCAAGCCAGTGAGCCTGGAGCGACTGCGGGAAGCGGTTGCCCGTTACGCCGCGGTGCCGGAAACACAAAAAGGCACTCTCGATTCTTTGCTCCCGGAAGCCGTGGCCTATCTTACAGACAGGCTGTCTCAGGCCAGGGCCCTGCTTGATGCAGGAGACTATTCCGGAGCGGCCATAGCCGGACACGACATCAAAGGAGCGGCCATGGGCTTGGCTCTGGCCCCTTTACTTGCTCCGGCAGCGGCGTTCGAGGGTTCCTGCCGGGCTGGCGATGCGGCCTTGGCCGCGAAGCATGCGGGTGAGATCGAAACTGCTCTCAATGTCGTCCAGGCGGGGGTGGCTTCATCCGGCTCGCCCCTGGATGTGGTGCCTGGCTGA
- a CDS encoding protein kinase, which yields MTEAIQHYDIIDKIGEGGMGMVYKAVHRTLERPVAIKRLAAHLAKNQNMLERFLKEAKLQAKLSHANVVNIFDFLEWEGEVYLVMEYVCGQSVKDMLQANGRLSIQEALHIAAGVLSGLAFMHKNGIVHRDIKPSNIIVSESGQVKVTDFGIARLVEDDSGLTRFGAGVGTLQYMAPELLKSGEVSFSVDIYSMGVTLYEMLSGTAPFTGVTDLEIMLGHIEKTPPPLDLPEDEAGLACREMVLKALAKTPGERFASAEAFLAEIKRISRFFAPDQADAYPMDSGRTQVPTENTVKVSTPGAESPVNLDTGKAATMMGEAPLPQIPSGAPPVRRKAMLAAMAAVLVLGVGGYFLLARQEAPKGLPAQSAPAPAPLLAPAPTPAPVPQAGTPVSPPDAPATAPGTSAAPTELASGPVSAAQPQEPVKTETAPSAPVSPESAAKPEPAPPSSKAQEQPPVASQPAGEPSILYTQAKGVRLRETPDNSGNILATLDVNTKLDVIEIQKDWVKVTAPQGLTGYVSTGQLASQQAQPPASAAPRTPGKTPKKSVPGGDTGWRIIK from the coding sequence GTGACTGAAGCCATCCAGCACTACGACATCATCGACAAGATCGGTGAAGGCGGTATGGGGATGGTTTACAAGGCCGTGCACCGCACCCTCGAACGTCCCGTCGCCATCAAGCGTCTCGCCGCTCATCTGGCCAAGAACCAGAACATGCTTGAGCGCTTCCTCAAGGAAGCCAAACTTCAGGCCAAGTTAAGCCACGCCAATGTCGTCAACATCTTCGACTTCCTGGAATGGGAGGGCGAAGTCTATCTGGTAATGGAATACGTCTGCGGCCAGTCGGTAAAGGACATGCTCCAGGCCAATGGACGGCTTTCCATCCAAGAAGCTCTCCACATCGCCGCGGGAGTCCTGTCAGGGCTGGCCTTCATGCACAAAAACGGCATTGTGCACCGCGACATTAAGCCGAGCAACATCATCGTCTCCGAATCCGGGCAGGTGAAGGTTACCGACTTCGGCATCGCCCGGCTGGTCGAGGACGATTCCGGCCTGACCCGCTTCGGCGCTGGCGTAGGCACACTTCAGTACATGGCCCCGGAGCTGCTCAAGTCCGGCGAGGTCAGCTTCAGCGTGGACATCTACAGCATGGGCGTCACGCTCTACGAGATGCTTTCCGGAACGGCCCCGTTCACTGGCGTTACCGATCTGGAGATAATGCTTGGCCATATAGAAAAGACTCCGCCGCCTTTGGATCTCCCCGAGGACGAGGCCGGCTTGGCATGCCGGGAAATGGTGCTCAAGGCACTTGCCAAGACACCTGGCGAACGCTTTGCCAGCGCGGAGGCTTTTCTGGCCGAGATCAAGCGGATCAGCAGGTTCTTCGCACCTGACCAGGCCGATGCGTATCCCATGGATTCCGGTCGGACACAGGTGCCCACCGAAAACACCGTGAAGGTCTCCACCCCGGGGGCGGAGAGTCCCGTCAATTTGGATACAGGGAAGGCCGCCACCATGATGGGAGAGGCTCCCCTGCCGCAGATCCCGTCCGGAGCCCCCCCGGTGAGAAGAAAGGCGATGTTGGCAGCAATGGCCGCTGTGCTCGTGCTGGGCGTGGGGGGATACTTCCTGCTGGCCAGGCAGGAGGCCCCAAAGGGCTTGCCTGCCCAGAGTGCTCCAGCACCGGCTCCTCTGCTTGCCCCGGCTCCAACACCCGCGCCTGTGCCACAGGCTGGGACGCCCGTTTCTCCCCCCGACGCGCCTGCCACTGCGCCAGGCACTTCGGCTGCACCAACTGAGCTCGCTTCCGGGCCCGTATCCGCCGCACAACCCCAGGAACCGGTCAAGACTGAAACAGCGCCTTCCGCACCAGTCTCCCCGGAGTCCGCAGCCAAGCCCGAACCGGCCCCCCCGTCCTCAAAGGCGCAGGAACAACCCCCTGTCGCCAGCCAACCGGCCGGAGAGCCCAGTATTCTTTATACCCAGGCCAAGGGTGTCCGGCTGAGGGAGACCCCGGACAATTCGGGAAACATCCTGGCTACCCTTGACGTGAACACAAAGCTGGACGTGATCGAAATCCAGAAAGACTGGGTGAAGGTGACTGCTCCCCAGGGCCTGACGGGTTACGTCTCAACAGGCCAGCTGGCTTCCCAACAGGCACAGCCCCCTGCGTCGGCCGCGCCGCGCACGCCCGGCAAGACACCGAAAAAATCAGTACCAGGAGGCGACACGGGATGGCGTATTATCAAATAG
- a CDS encoding Flp family type IVb pilin: MKGEDGATTVEYALLIAVIVIGIIAAATYMFDPLKEFFQEVVKKVKDTAGLKK, encoded by the coding sequence ATGAAAGGCGAAGACGGAGCCACAACCGTCGAATACGCCTTGCTCATCGCTGTCATCGTGATCGGCATCATTGCCGCGGCCACCTACATGTTCGACCCCCTCAAGGAATTTTTCCAGGAGGTCGTGAAAAAAGTGAAGGATACCGCAGGGCTTAAGAAGTAG
- a CDS encoding Tad domain-containing protein, which translates to MMNSAGIKRPAKGQEGSITVMVALMLPTLALMIMLVLDIGQLIFERVRLQNVADACAYSAATVQAAGLNEIADLNYSAETEYFKLLGIYIKSFMSPFKQEQDGKNAAKFYEDVFKYIKQYQDNANKEYARKAIEVAKSVKKANLDDIGVKNVTIKSINPKTSESQPGKLMEYERKRGYYVFLYWTDAECPVCPVPAKIWVDAKAMPAEYEGAHDGTIPIVIDRFLPLPSVGSFEYKIKKKDNPLTYSAFELKHPPHDLILAPSVFGRTETLHAVAAAMPTGGSVGSMPAADAAIALAGWMSSWLMPSGLSMTGTFSKAVSFAEDVAGLQKKLDELEMLKKKFPFNSGINSEEAKIKQLLNRMLAPTGMDANTFLKTFGVLTDLVNTIGSGDTSSILKIFGIDTGSVGGWVPLGGWPHYTPVMVRLGDLKNPKPKLDNLSKVLH; encoded by the coding sequence ATGATGAACAGCGCGGGCATAAAAAGACCGGCCAAAGGCCAGGAGGGGTCCATCACGGTGATGGTGGCCCTTATGCTGCCCACGCTGGCTCTTATGATCATGCTCGTCTTGGACATCGGCCAGCTCATCTTCGAGAGGGTTCGGCTCCAGAACGTGGCCGACGCCTGCGCCTATTCGGCGGCCACGGTCCAGGCCGCTGGTTTGAACGAGATCGCGGACCTGAACTATTCGGCCGAGACAGAATACTTCAAGCTCCTGGGCATCTACATCAAGTCATTCATGTCGCCCTTCAAGCAGGAGCAGGACGGCAAGAACGCCGCCAAGTTCTACGAGGATGTCTTCAAGTATATCAAACAGTACCAGGACAATGCCAACAAGGAATACGCCCGCAAGGCCATTGAGGTGGCCAAGAGCGTCAAGAAGGCCAACCTGGACGACATCGGCGTCAAGAACGTCACCATAAAATCAATCAATCCAAAGACCAGCGAGAGCCAGCCGGGCAAGCTCATGGAGTACGAGCGCAAGAGGGGTTACTACGTCTTCCTGTACTGGACTGACGCGGAGTGCCCCGTTTGTCCCGTGCCGGCCAAAATATGGGTAGACGCCAAGGCCATGCCGGCCGAATACGAAGGCGCCCATGACGGCACGATCCCCATAGTGATAGACCGCTTTCTTCCCCTGCCCTCAGTCGGGAGCTTTGAGTACAAGATAAAAAAGAAGGACAACCCGCTCACCTATTCGGCCTTCGAACTCAAGCACCCCCCCCACGACCTGATCTTGGCTCCTTCAGTCTTCGGGCGCACCGAGACCCTGCACGCCGTGGCTGCGGCAATGCCCACCGGCGGTTCAGTGGGGTCCATGCCCGCGGCCGACGCCGCGATCGCCCTGGCCGGGTGGATGAGCTCCTGGTTGATGCCTTCGGGCCTCTCCATGACAGGCACGTTCTCCAAGGCCGTCAGTTTCGCCGAAGATGTTGCCGGGTTGCAGAAGAAGCTGGATGAGCTGGAGATGCTGAAGAAAAAATTCCCTTTCAATAGCGGTATCAATTCGGAGGAAGCCAAGATCAAGCAGTTGCTGAACAGGATGCTCGCCCCAACGGGGATGGACGCCAATACCTTTCTGAAAACGTTTGGCGTGCTCACGGATCTGGTCAACACGATCGGGAGCGGTGACACAAGTTCCATCCTCAAGATTTTCGGCATCGACACGGGTTCCGTGGGGGGCTGGGTTCCCCTGGGTGGCTGGCCCCACTACACACCCGTGATGGTGCGCCTGGGCGACCTGAAAAACCCCAAACCCAAACTCGACAACCTCTCCAAGGTGCTCCATTGA
- the cpaB gene encoding Flp pilus assembly protein CpaB: MSRARLILISLGVALFALMLVYSYVYKKEKEILSLGTPVKVLAAAKDIPEGTVLDETMLETVEVPKQFLQPGAVRELAEAADRVSDVPLLKGTQVLESMLRSSREEGVARRVPPEKRAFSIAVNEVSAVAGLISPGDQVDVLLTANTGSMQQGRAVAEGTITRVLLQNVLVLAVNQVSSTRGIQRAASRQKGEGNLVGQAPSSSQTTQGIRTLTLALSPEDTQKAALAQEIGSLSVALRSSWQKGESATQPSNMTAQNVLGTEKTVVPRARPAWTEFRGTEEYQLR, from the coding sequence ATGAGCAGAGCAAGACTTATCCTCATCTCCCTGGGAGTGGCGCTTTTTGCGCTGATGCTGGTTTATTCCTACGTGTACAAGAAGGAGAAGGAGATCCTCTCCCTGGGAACCCCGGTCAAGGTGTTGGCTGCCGCCAAGGACATCCCGGAGGGAACGGTCCTGGACGAGACCATGCTCGAGACCGTGGAAGTACCCAAACAGTTCCTGCAGCCCGGTGCGGTGCGCGAACTGGCAGAAGCCGCGGACCGGGTGTCCGACGTGCCCCTGCTCAAGGGGACCCAGGTGCTCGAATCCATGCTTCGTTCCTCCAGGGAGGAGGGAGTGGCCCGGCGGGTTCCGCCGGAAAAGCGGGCCTTCAGCATCGCGGTGAACGAGGTCTCGGCTGTGGCCGGGCTCATCTCCCCGGGCGACCAGGTTGACGTGCTGCTCACGGCCAACACCGGCTCGATGCAACAGGGACGGGCCGTTGCCGAAGGGACCATCACCCGTGTGCTCCTGCAGAATGTTCTGGTTTTGGCGGTGAACCAGGTGTCCAGCACCAGGGGCATCCAGCGCGCCGCTTCGCGCCAGAAGGGCGAAGGCAACCTGGTGGGGCAGGCCCCAAGTTCCAGTCAGACCACCCAGGGCATCCGCACCCTTACCCTGGCCCTTTCACCGGAAGACACCCAGAAGGCCGCCCTGGCCCAGGAGATCGGCTCTCTCTCCGTGGCGCTACGCAGCAGCTGGCAAAAGGGCGAATCCGCAACGCAGCCTTCCAACATGACGGCCCAGAACGTGCTCGGTACCGAAAAGACCGTGGTGCCCAGAGCACGCCCGGCCTGGACCGAGTTCCGGGGAACCGAGGAATACCAGCTCCGTTAG
- a CDS encoding pilus assembly protein N-terminal domain-containing protein produces MKQAYVSTLRAWIAALMLLFCLPGSVLAQDAASLEIVNGQSTVLKLDFTVDKVAVGDPEVLGVARSGDREMLVNAKKPGVSNILVLGTSGEKREYSVRVYSGATAESIAALKDLLAGYEGLRVRQLGPKIVVEGDVFTSDHFDRVNKLLASMPEVINQVSMSPVMKRIISEQIGKEIDRPGVKVKAVKDSFMLDGLVVSTEESERAQKIASLYSKNVVNALRVSGDAPQIYSQPRMIEVTMNIMEVSKSALRDLGIHWNPLGSKSEATGTQSSDKGWFSSLSGTITDLFPKMRRIQDEGKGRSLMNQAVITKQGGQAKFFAGTEIPISIAQSLGTMSVEYKKVGMTLQVSPIIDQAKNIDTSIQVESSAVTGTGSGGAPIVSTNNLATALNVASGASIALGGLIGQRELELMSQSPPDKGLSLLQLNARKEASTDTTEVIVFVTSRILDSPSQAAENIDAKVNQSFKKRDLEALRDKAKK; encoded by the coding sequence ATGAAACAGGCTTACGTATCAACACTTCGTGCATGGATCGCCGCCCTCATGCTCCTGTTCTGTCTGCCCGGCTCGGTCCTGGCGCAGGACGCGGCCAGTTTGGAGATCGTCAACGGGCAGAGCACGGTGCTCAAACTCGATTTCACCGTGGACAAGGTCGCCGTGGGCGACCCCGAGGTGCTGGGAGTTGCCCGCTCGGGTGATCGCGAGATGCTCGTGAACGCCAAGAAACCGGGCGTAAGCAACATCCTGGTTCTGGGAACCTCTGGCGAGAAGCGCGAATATTCGGTGCGGGTATACTCGGGAGCCACGGCCGAGAGCATAGCCGCTCTCAAGGACCTGCTCGCGGGGTACGAGGGCCTGCGCGTACGCCAGCTGGGCCCGAAGATCGTGGTAGAAGGGGACGTTTTCACCTCCGACCACTTCGACCGGGTGAACAAGCTCCTGGCCAGCATGCCCGAGGTGATCAACCAGGTAAGCATGAGCCCGGTGATGAAGCGGATCATAAGCGAGCAGATCGGCAAGGAAATCGACAGGCCGGGCGTGAAGGTCAAGGCCGTCAAGGATTCCTTCATGCTTGATGGACTCGTGGTTTCGACCGAGGAGTCAGAACGGGCGCAGAAGATCGCGTCGCTCTATTCCAAGAACGTTGTCAACGCCCTACGCGTCTCGGGCGACGCCCCCCAGATATACAGTCAGCCGCGCATGATCGAAGTGACCATGAACATCATGGAAGTATCCAAATCCGCTCTGCGCGATCTGGGTATTCACTGGAACCCCCTTGGCTCCAAGTCCGAGGCCACCGGGACCCAGTCCAGCGACAAGGGCTGGTTCTCGTCGCTTTCGGGCACCATCACGGACCTTTTCCCCAAGATGCGCCGCATACAGGACGAGGGCAAGGGCCGCTCGCTCATGAACCAGGCCGTCATCACCAAGCAGGGCGGCCAGGCCAAGTTCTTCGCGGGCACCGAGATTCCCATCTCCATCGCCCAAAGCCTGGGGACAATGTCCGTGGAGTACAAGAAGGTGGGCATGACCCTCCAGGTCTCCCCCATCATCGACCAAGCCAAGAACATCGACACCTCCATTCAGGTTGAGTCCAGCGCCGTTACCGGAACCGGCTCCGGCGGGGCGCCCATCGTGAGCACCAACAACCTGGCCACCGCCCTGAACGTGGCCAGCGGGGCCAGCATCGCCCTGGGCGGTCTTATCGGGCAGCGCGAACTGGAGCTGATGTCCCAGTCTCCTCCGGACAAGGGATTGAGCCTTCTCCAGCTCAACGCCCGCAAGGAGGCCAGCACGGACACCACCGAGGTCATCGTCTTCGTGACCTCGCGCATCCTGGACTCCCCAAGCCAGGCCGCCGAGAACATCGACGCCAAGGTGAACCAGTCCTTCAAGAAACGCGACCTGGAAGCGCTTCGGGACAAGGCCAAGAAGTAA
- the tadA gene encoding Flp pilus assembly complex ATPase component TadA has protein sequence MAGRLISLYSSKGGVGRTFLAVNLAVGLRLETREKTLLVDMGLPLSLDAAKIMDLKGVGTLDSALAAADKITPAMLKSFATPHPGGIDVLGLSGGGQTAVAPSQSALEALFEKLLAVYGWVVADLGPGYGPVQEKMLDLSSMILMPAIPDPLALEHTQADLAFLMRRNYPSHVARLVLNRAGEDPRITRQVVEAMTGRDVLAVIPHDKDVWANMSGGRTYPKDHPLHETAKAFDSLAHAIVKALAQDAPAGTPGEGQEAPPEERDLDQVKQTVHQKLLETFDLKYSDMRAESDPAKLAELREDVTRQIILILDQEVQIRSRQARDVIVREVLQDVLGLGPLEDMLADPGISEIMVNRFDTIFVERKGKIEPSIRRFLSESHLMRIIERIVAPLGRKIDTSTPMVDARLSDGSRVNAIVPPLAIKGAVLTIRKFPERKLTSKDLIDLGSLGTQMEEFLRAAVLSRLNVLISGGTGSGKTTLLNILSEFIPSEERIITVEDSAELKLVQPHVITLEGRPPNIEGKGEVTIRDLVRNCLRMRPDRIVVGECRGSEALDMLQAMNTGHDGSLTTIHANNAREALSRLETLVLFAGFDLPTRVVREQITGALDLIVQIKRFKDGKRRIVQISEVTGMEADIITLGDVFSFRQEPAPEGEVRGVFVATGYVPRCLARFEERGVSVPREIFWAAESGAAGGVR, from the coding sequence ATGGCAGGCAGGCTCATCTCGCTTTATTCCTCCAAGGGGGGAGTCGGCAGGACTTTCCTGGCCGTGAACCTGGCCGTGGGCCTGCGCCTGGAAACCCGGGAGAAGACGCTCCTGGTGGACATGGGCCTGCCCCTGTCCCTGGATGCCGCCAAGATCATGGACTTAAAGGGCGTGGGCACTCTGGATTCAGCCCTGGCCGCAGCGGACAAGATCACACCGGCCATGCTCAAGAGCTTTGCCACCCCGCATCCGGGCGGCATTGACGTGCTGGGCCTTTCCGGTGGCGGTCAAACCGCCGTGGCCCCGTCGCAGTCCGCCCTGGAAGCCCTGTTCGAAAAGCTCCTGGCGGTCTACGGCTGGGTCGTGGCCGATCTTGGCCCGGGATACGGGCCGGTCCAGGAGAAGATGCTCGATCTCTCCAGCATGATTCTCATGCCCGCCATCCCGGACCCCCTGGCCCTTGAACACACCCAGGCGGACTTGGCGTTCCTCATGCGCAGAAACTATCCCAGCCATGTGGCGCGCCTGGTCCTAAACCGCGCCGGGGAGGACCCCCGCATCACCCGTCAAGTCGTGGAAGCCATGACAGGGCGCGATGTCCTGGCCGTCATCCCCCACGACAAGGATGTCTGGGCCAACATGTCCGGCGGGCGCACCTACCCGAAGGACCATCCCCTCCACGAAACCGCCAAGGCTTTCGACTCCCTGGCTCACGCCATAGTGAAGGCCCTGGCTCAGGACGCACCGGCAGGCACTCCCGGAGAGGGGCAGGAGGCCCCCCCCGAAGAGAGGGATCTGGACCAGGTCAAGCAGACCGTGCACCAGAAGCTTCTGGAAACCTTCGATCTCAAGTACAGCGACATGCGCGCCGAGAGCGACCCGGCCAAGCTCGCGGAGCTGCGCGAGGATGTCACCCGCCAGATCATCCTTATCCTGGACCAGGAAGTGCAGATACGCTCCCGTCAGGCTCGCGACGTCATCGTGCGCGAGGTGCTCCAGGACGTGCTGGGCCTTGGTCCCCTGGAGGACATGCTGGCCGACCCGGGCATCTCCGAGATCATGGTCAACCGCTTCGACACCATCTTTGTGGAGCGCAAGGGGAAGATAGAGCCTTCAATTCGTCGCTTCCTCTCGGAGAGCCACCTCATGCGCATCATCGAGCGCATAGTGGCCCCGCTCGGCAGAAAAATCGACACGAGCACGCCCATGGTGGACGCACGCCTATCGGACGGCTCCCGGGTAAACGCCATCGTCCCCCCTCTGGCCATAAAGGGAGCGGTGCTCACTATCCGTAAATTCCCGGAACGCAAGCTCACCAGCAAGGATCTGATCGATCTGGGCTCGCTGGGGACCCAGATGGAGGAATTCCTGCGCGCCGCGGTGCTCTCGCGGCTCAACGTGCTCATCTCCGGCGGCACGGGCTCGGGCAAGACCACTCTCCTCAATATTTTATCCGAATTCATTCCAAGCGAAGAGCGCATCATCACGGTGGAGGATTCGGCCGAACTCAAGCTCGTCCAGCCCCACGTGATAACCCTGGAAGGAAGGCCCCCAAACATCGAGGGCAAGGGCGAGGTGACCATCCGGGACCTGGTGCGCAACTGCCTGCGCATGCGTCCGGACCGCATTGTGGTTGGCGAGTGCCGTGGTTCCGAGGCGCTGGACATGCTCCAGGCAATGAACACCGGCCACGACGGATCGCTGACCACCATCCACGCCAACAACGCCCGCGAGGCCTTAAGCCGCCTGGAAACCCTGGTGCTCTTCGCCGGATTCGACCTGCCGACACGGGTCGTCAGGGAACAGATCACCGGAGCCCTGGACCTGATCGTCCAGATCAAGCGTTTCAAGGACGGCAAGAGACGCATCGTGCAGATTTCCGAGGTCACCGGCATGGAGGCGGACATCATCACCCTGGGCGATGTCTTCTCCTTCCGCCAGGAGCCGGCTCCGGAGGGAGAGGTGCGGGGCGTGTTCGTGGCCACGGGCTATGTGCCACGCTGTCTGGCACGCTTCGAGGAGCGCGGCGTGAGCGTTCCCCGGGAAATATTCTGGGCCGCAGAGAGCGGGGCGGCGGGAGGCGTACGATGA
- a CDS encoding type II secretion system F family protein: MTFFLGATLLILFWGLGYLWLVTLLPPDRQGWPLSLERYAARVSLSLDDMFLPVGLAKARTAILALAGAGALVGFILPSAADNFERLSIDQAVEFNRAGNYKAALSSLSRYKESTSALAHNELGVAYYGTGNMDQAEQEFQKALELKPQYAKAQSNLAIMRGLLGDPQRQAFEEARARQAEQLPMDLEELYPQSESLAGELTLRLFCAGIFALAFLQIPKGVLALIKRRRVKRFEAQLADGLVMASNGLRAGFSLLQALDLTASKSQAPLSQEFGLVLKEHRLGADLNEALRHLAQRMPTADTQIFVNSVSILRETGGNLTEIFDTLAETIQERKQIQTKIKTMTAEGETQAYFLAALPVVLGFILYQLNQESMTLFFTTFGGWLMLMLMGLMEVVGIAMMFKIVRVKV, from the coding sequence ATGACGTTCTTTCTGGGAGCGACGCTCCTTATCCTTTTCTGGGGCTTAGGCTACCTCTGGCTGGTGACACTATTGCCTCCAGACCGGCAGGGCTGGCCGCTCAGCCTGGAGAGATACGCCGCCAGGGTGTCCCTGTCTCTGGACGACATGTTTCTGCCGGTGGGGCTGGCCAAAGCCAGGACAGCCATCCTTGCCCTGGCAGGAGCGGGCGCGCTGGTGGGATTCATCCTGCCAAGCGCTGCGGACAACTTCGAACGCCTGTCCATCGACCAGGCCGTGGAGTTCAACCGGGCCGGAAACTACAAGGCGGCCCTTTCCTCACTCTCACGCTATAAAGAGAGCACCTCGGCCCTTGCCCACAATGAATTGGGCGTGGCCTACTATGGCACAGGCAACATGGACCAGGCCGAGCAGGAGTTCCAGAAAGCCCTGGAACTCAAACCTCAATACGCCAAAGCCCAATCCAACCTGGCTATCATGCGCGGCCTGCTAGGAGACCCGCAGCGTCAGGCTTTCGAGGAAGCCCGGGCCAGGCAGGCCGAGCAGTTGCCGATGGACCTGGAGGAGCTCTACCCCCAGAGCGAAAGCCTGGCAGGAGAGCTGACCCTGCGTCTGTTCTGTGCCGGGATTTTCGCTTTGGCCTTTCTTCAGATCCCCAAAGGGGTCCTGGCGCTCATCAAGCGAAGGCGCGTCAAGCGCTTCGAGGCCCAACTGGCCGACGGTCTGGTCATGGCCTCCAACGGGTTGCGCGCCGGGTTCAGCCTGCTCCAGGCGCTGGATTTGACGGCCTCCAAGAGCCAGGCCCCGCTGTCCCAGGAGTTCGGGCTGGTGCTCAAGGAACACCGCCTCGGCGCGGACTTGAACGAAGCCCTGCGCCATCTGGCCCAACGCATGCCCACCGCGGACACGCAGATCTTCGTCAACTCCGTGAGCATCCTTCGCGAGACCGGCGGCAACCTCACCGAGATATTCGACACCCTGGCCGAGACCATCCAGGAACGCAAACAGATACAAACCAAGATCAAGACCATGACCGCCGAGGGCGAAACGCAGGCCTACTTCCTGGCCGCTCTGCCTGTGGTGCTGGGCTTCATCCTCTACCAGTTGAACCAGGAATCCATGACCCTCTTCTTCACCACGTTCGGTGGCTGGCTCATGCTTATGCTCATGGGCCTCATGGAAGTGGTGGGTATAGCCATGATGTTTAAGATCGTACGAGTCAAAGTTTAG